In one Dermacentor albipictus isolate Rhodes 1998 colony unplaced genomic scaffold, USDA_Dalb.pri_finalv2 scaffold_11, whole genome shotgun sequence genomic region, the following are encoded:
- the LOC135911391 gene encoding uncharacterized protein isoform X4, whose protein sequence is MEDGQPLSASPTGWGLISSITSSGTRGLEAGSLQLPHGLPSGQGPGTADALSCLPLPELPAAVREHAEVFMLEHAYPDALSRFAVSQATSRDPVLSQVVKAVAQGEELVQRAYSHKATKMSLQQSCLLWGSRVVLPLSPIQGPAVAACGSSWHGKDQNGGPVQHLVAWPGPGHMVQSCEVCQEHQRASRHVEMVGLAPLARPATADPPGGARLAQAAPGVATPDPSTPLPDRYSPG, encoded by the coding sequence gcatcacctcgagtggtacgcgGGGCCTTGAAGCTGGCAGCCTACAGCTACCACATGGTCTACCGTCTGGGCAAGGACCTGGgactgctgatgccctgagctgcctgcccctgccagagctgCCTGCTGCTGTTCGAGAGcatgctgaagtgttcatgctggagcatgCGTACCCGGATGCACTCTCCAGATTTGCCGTGTCACAggcgaccagccgggacccagtcctgtctcaggtggtcaaggcggtggCACAAGGGGAGGAGTTGGTTCAGcgggcctatagccacaaggccacCAAGATGAGCCTGCAGCAGAGCTGCCTATTGTGGGGTTCTAGGGTGGTGCTCCCACTGTCTCCGatccagggtcctgcagttgctgcatgcGGGTCATCCTGGCATGGAAAAGACCAAAATGGTGGCCCGGTCCAACatttggtggcctggcctggaccaggacataTGGTGCAAAGCTGCGAagtctgccaggagcatcagcgggcctcacgtcatgtggaaatGGTCGGTCTTGCACCACTCGCAAGGCCGGCCACTGCAGACCCTCCGGGCGGggcgaggctggctcaggcagcacccggcgttgccacgCCCGACCCATCAACACCGCTGCCAGACCGTTATTCGCCTGGATAA